The proteins below come from a single Papaver somniferum cultivar HN1 chromosome 11, ASM357369v1, whole genome shotgun sequence genomic window:
- the LOC113320471 gene encoding uncharacterized protein LOC113320471, with the protein MANPRRISLSNFNSNSNNPTLSLENPSQQQTQSLSLSSIIIFFKRPHAFPILLSIFLLLTWVSLRLQHFHHYYSPQQQQQTQDTQKWSRAGEDDKANLVRFSSDFPSKITKDKRGWMLDPVSIARAVGLPGGAVSCSSVHVGEIRPGGMRGNHRHYTCNETFVIWGGEVKYRLENHMMDEGYAEVTVGADEVAVATSPSGTAHALVNVDPVRTAFLLGCQDSTVTYNSSSNDFNVWKDLS; encoded by the exons ATGGCGAACCCTAGAAGAATTTCACTGTCAAATTTCAATTCAAACAGCAATAATCCAACTCTATCTCTAGAAAACCcatcacaacaacaaacacagTCTCTTTCTCTTTCCTCTATTATCATCTTCTTTAAAAGACCTCATGCTTTTCCcattcttctttccatttttctcTTACTTACTTGGGTTTCCTTAAGATTACAACACTTTCACCATTACTATTCtcctcagcagcaacaacaaactcAAGATACTCAGAAATGGAGTAGAGCTGGTGAAGATGACAAGGCTAACCTAGTGAGATTCAGCTCTGATTTTCCTTCGAAGATCACTAAGGATAAGAGAGGATGGATGCTTGATCCTGTTTCTATTGCTCGGGCAGTTGGTCTTCCAG GCGGAGCGGTATCATGCAGTTCGGTGCATGTTGGTGAGATTCGACCGGGTGGTATGAGGGGTAATCACAGGCACTATACTTGCAATGAGACATTTGTCATTTGGGGTGGTGAAGTAAAATACCgg CTGGAGAATCATATGATGGATGAAGGCTATGCTGAAGTCACAGTTGGTGCAGACGAGGTTGCTGTTGCTACCAGCCCAAGTGGAACAGCCCATGCTCTGGTGAATGTGGACCCGGTAAGAACTGCATTCTTGTTGGGGTGCCAAGACAGTACTGTAACCTATAATAGCTCCTCCAATGATTTTAACGTCTGGAAAGATCTTTCATAA